One genomic region from Salvia hispanica cultivar TCC Black 2014 chromosome 2, UniMelb_Shisp_WGS_1.0, whole genome shotgun sequence encodes:
- the LOC125206733 gene encoding probable LRR receptor-like serine/threonine-protein kinase At3g47570: protein MAKHVISTLFLILFILLTTIPSSHSNDHTDLEALLAFKKYIHDDPLHTLSSWNETMHFCRWNGVSCSKRHPSRVVSLSLQSQGLVGSLSPHIGNLSFLRIINLQNNTFSGPIPQEMGRLRRLQVIKFSNNSFGGGIPTNLSQCTNLYYLNLVDNQLTGVIVPEIASLVNLKTLGLTKNMLSGTIPPFLGNFTDLSLLSIGSCRFKGKIPESLAKLQRLQVLLMYDNNLTGSIPLGLYNLSSVEYFGFDYNRLHGSIPVDIGSTLPELKYLYLNGNNFSGALPASLSNSSLIELIEVSENSFTGNMIDLTRFPALKVLLVASNRFNGDIGTILSSLTNCTNLETLELNGNHFTGSLPDSIGNLSDHLSSLRLDKNQLSGSIPSSIGNLVGLTSLVADTNNLKGPIPSSIGKLHNLQLITIHKNRLINEMPFSLGNLTLLNILSLALNNLSGSIPQSLGNCTNLLELGLAYNNLSGLIPPEIMKLSSMSIGLDLSGNVLTGTIPSELGALRNLGYMDLSNNRLSGTIPPSLGSCVMLSSLYLDRNSFQGEIPDSLRALRGLEYLDLSQNNLSGVIPRFLVEFSLLYLNISFNNLQGNQNLCGGIATLNLPYCPSSPKSNKKGLGKILIPAIVGAICLALALFLCVVIIYKQRTLQNVGNPIFRLPDILRLSYGDLLNATNGFSDMNLVGVGRFGSVYKGTINDDDEQTDVAVKVLNLNVRGACKSLASECNALRGIRHRNLLKIVSVCDSIDFQGNAFKALVYEFVANRSLEDWLHSENEGRGALNAIQRLNIAIDIACAVEYLHCGTDSIVIHGDLKPSNILLDQDMFAKVGDFGLAKIVSSSSEYGVSLVASTEGDVYSYGVLVLEMFTNRRPTSDAFEGYLNLQDFVSTALTDRVMEVVYPFLYQELNVDEKYWDCIVSILRIGVRCSKQLPRDRMSMADVVNDLKKIRNVLPIL, encoded by the exons ATGGCAAAACATGTCATCTCTACTCTCTTTCTTATTCTCTTCATCCTCTTGACCACCATTCCTTCTTCACATTCAAACGACCATACTGATCTTGAAGCTCTTCTAGCATTCAAGAAATACATACACGACGATCCGTTGCACACTTTGAGCTCATGGAACGAAACAATGCATTTCTGCAGATGGAATGGTGTCTCCTGCAGCAAAAGGCATCCAAGCAGAGTCGTCTCTCTTTCTCTGCAGTCTCAAGGCCTCGTGGGATCGCTCTCGCCTCACATTGGTAATCTCTCTTTCTTAAGAATCATCAACTTGCAAAACAACACCTTCAGCGGCCCAATCCCTCAGGAGATGGGTCGCCTCCGAAGGCTTCAAGTGATCAAGTTTAGCAATAATTCTTTTGGTGGTGGGATTCCAACAAACCTATCACAATGTACAAATCTCTATTACCTGAATTTGGTTGACAATCAGCTCACCGGAGTCATAGTTCCCGAGATAGCTTCCCTTGTCAACCTCAAAACTTTAGGCTTGACGAAAAACATGCTTTCAGGGACTATCCCGCCATTCCTAGGAAACTTCACAGATCTATCCCTACTGTCGATAGGTTCTTGCCGCTTCAAGGGAAAGATACCAGAGTCGCTCGCTAAACTTCAAAGATTGCAGGTGCTACTTATGTATGACAATAATCTAACTGGTTCTATTCCACTCGGCCTCTATAATCTTTCAAGTGTCGAGTATTTCGGATTTGATTACAATCGACTTCATGGAAGCATACCTGTCGACATAGGCTCTACACTTCCCGAGTTGAAGTACCTTTATTTGAATGGTAATAATTTCAGTGGAGCACTTCCAGCTTCGCTATCTAACTCTTCCCTCATTGAACTCATAGAAGTATCTGAAAACAGTTTCACCGGAAATATGATAGATTTAACTAGATTTCCAGCTCTTAAAGTGCTTTTGGTTGCATCTAACCGTTTCAATGGAGATATAGGTACTATTTTGTCATCCCTTACAAACTGCACCAACCTTGAAACTTTGGAATTGAATGGAAACCATTTCACTGGTTCGTTACCAGACTCCATTGGCAATCTTTCTGATCACTTGTCGTCCTTACGCCTCGATAAAAATCAGTTAAGTGGAAGCATTCCATCCAGTATAGGAAACCTTGTTGGTCTCACTTCTTTAGTAGCTGATACCAATAATCTAAAAGGCCCAATTCCTTCCTCCATTGGAAAACTCCATAACTTGCAACTTATCActatccataaaaatagactgATAAATGAGATGCCATTTTCATTGGGCAACTTGACTTTGTTGAACATTCTTTCCTTAGCATTAAATAATCTTTCTGGGAGTATACCTCAAAGTCTTGGCAACTGTACCAACTTGTTAGAATTAGGTCTTGCATACAATAACCTCAGTGGCTTAATACCTCCTGAAATCATGAAGCTTTCCTCCATGTCCATTGGACTTGATCTATCTGGCAACGTTTTGACGGGTACTATTCCATCAGAACTTGGGGCTTTGAGAAATCTTGGATACATGGACTTGTCCAACAATAGATTATCCGGAACCATTCCTCCTTCTTTGGGGAGTTGTGTGATGCTCAGCTCACTTTACCTAGATAGAAATTCTTTTCAAGGTGAGATACCTGATAGTTTGAGGGCTTTGAGAGGTTTAGAATATTTGGATCTTTCACAGAATAACCTTTCAGGAGTGATTCCAAGATTTCTTGTTGAGTTTAGCTTGTTGTATCTCAACATTTCTTTCAATAACCTGCAAG GAAACCAAAACTTGTGTGGAGGTATTGCAACTCTGAACCTTCCTTATTGTCCGTCATCACCAAAATCCAACAAGAAAGGTTTGGGGAAAATCTTGATCCCAGCTATTGTCGGAGCCATATGCCTAGCGCTTGCATTGTTCTTATGTGTCGTCATTATCTACAAGCAAAGAACATTGCAAAATGTTGGAAACCCAATATTCCGACTGCCAGACATTTTGAGGCTATCTTACGGAGATCTCTTGAATGCTACAAATGGATTCTCGGACATGAATCTAGTTGGTGTAGGTAGATTTGGATCTGTGTATAAAGGAACTAtcaatgatgatgatgagcaGACAGATGTGGCGGTGAAGGTTCTTAATCTTAACGTAAGAGGAGCTTGTAAGAGTTTGGCATCAGAATGCAATGCATTGAGAGGCATACGACACAGAAACTTGCTCAAGATTGTGAGTGTTTGTGACAGCATTGATTTTCAAGGGAATGCTTTTAAGGCATTGGTGTATGAATTTGTGGCCAACAGAAGCCTCGAGGACTGGCTTCATTCAGAGAATGAAGGCAGGGGAGCTCTCAATGCTATCCAGAGACTGAATATTGCAATTGATATTGCATGTGCAGTTGAGTACTTGCATTGTGGTACAGACTCCATAGTTATTCATGGAGATTTGAAGCCGAGTAACATTCTCTTGGATCAAGACATGTTCGCCAAAGTTGGTGATTTTGGTTTAGCCAAAATTGTCTCAAGCA GTTCAGAGTATGGCGTGAGCCTCGTTGCATCAACTGAAGGGGATGTATACAGTTACGGAGTTCTTGTGCTTGAGATGTTCACAAAC
- the LOC125204591 gene encoding receptor kinase-like protein Xa21, which translates to MAKPLISSAFFLIQFLLFILLTTIPSSLSNNHTDLEALLAFKKFIRDDPLHALSSWNETTHFCRWNGVSCSQRHPNRVVSVILSSQGLVGSLSPHIGNLSFLRTINLQNNTFRGPIPQEIGHLRRLQMIEFSNNSLGGGIPTNLSRCINLNYLNLIDNELTGVIVPEIASLVNLRHLGLSKNMLSGTIPPFLGNLTDLLQLSLVTCLFQGEIPESLAKLQRLQRLVMGDNDLTGSIPLSLYNLSSVEIFGFDYNRLHGNIPSNIGSTLPKLRRLYLNHNNFTGALPASLSNSSLIERIELNANSFTGNMIDLSRFSALQRFLVLSNRFNGDIGTILSSLTNSTNLQMLTLSENHFSGSLPDSFGNLSNHLWLLGLNENQLSGSIPSSIGNLVGLTKFSVDTNHLKGTIPSYIGKLHKLQEVSFSRNRLTDEVPFSLSNLTLLNYLDLGHNNLSGSIPQSLGNCSNLLFLALSYNNLNGPIPPEIVKISSIAISLDLSRNVLTGTIPSEVGALRNLEAMDFSNNRLSGTIPTSLGSCVTLSSLHLERNSLQGEIPDSLRALRGLQYLDVSQNNLSGNIPEFLVELRLLYLNISFNELQGEVPTRGVFQNESGISLEGNQGLCGGIAILNLPSCPSSPKSNKKGLVKILIPTTVGAICLALAMCLCVIIIYKRRTFQNDGISIVQVPGFLRISYADLLSATDGFSETNLLGAGRFGSVYKGTIYDDDEQTNVAVKVLNLNLRGVSKSLESECNALRDIRHRNLLKIVSVCDSTDFQGNDFKALVYEFMANGSLDNWLHFDPESEDRALSAVLRLNIAIDIACAVEYLHCGTDSIVIHGDLKPSNILLDQDMVAKVGDFGLAKIVSSISQSLPSTEGSSSSAIKGTIGYIAPEYGMSYVASTQGDVFSYGILLLEIFTNRRPTSDALEGCLNLQDFVCTALPGRVTEVVDPIMHQELNVDEKYWDCIVSILRIGVRCSKQLPRDRMSMAEVVNHLEKIRNVFSVYKSGSRSVAL; encoded by the exons ATGGCAAAACCTCTCATCTCCAGTGCCTTCTTCCTTATTCAATTCCTCCTCTTCATCCTACTCACCACTATTCCCTCTTCACTTTCCAACAACCATACTGATCTTGAAGCTCTTTTGGCTTTCAAAAAATTCATCCGCGACGATCCACTGCATGCCTTAAGCTCGTGGAACGAAACAACGCATTTCTGCAGATGGAATGGCGTGTCTTGCAGCCAAAGGCATCCAAATAGAGTTGTCTCGGTTATCCTGTCATCTCAAGGCCTAGTGGGATCACTCTCGCCTCACATAGGTAACCTCTCTTTTCTCCGAACCATCAACTTGCAAAACAACACCTTCAGAGGCCCAATCCCTCAGGAGATTGGTCACCTCAGAAGGCTTCAAATGATCGAGTTTAGTAACAATTCTTTGGGAGGCGGGATTCCAACAAACCTATCACGATGCATAAATCTTAATTACCTGAATTTGATTGACAATGAGCTCACCGGAGTCATAGTCCCCGAGATAGCTTCTCTTGTTAACCTCAGGCATTTAGGCTTGTCGAAAAACATGCTTTCAGGGACTATCCCACCATTCCTAGGAAACCTCACAGACCTATTACAACTTTCGTTAGTAACGTGCCTGTTTCAAGGAGAGATTCCAGAGTCGCTCGCTAAGCTTCAAAGATTGCAGCGGCTAGTTATGGGCGACAACGATCTAACTGGTTCTATTCCATTAAGCCTCTACAATCTTTCAAGTGTCGAGATTTTCGGATTTGATTACAATCGTCTCCATGGGAACATACCTTCCAACATAGGCTCTACACTTCCCAAGTTGAGGCGCCTTTATTTGAATCATAATAATTTCACAGGAGCGCTCCCAGCTTCCCTATCTAACTCTTCCCTCATTGAACGCATAGAACTAAATGCTAACAGTTTCACCGGAAATATGATCGATTTATCCAGGTTTTCAGCTCTTCAaagatttttggttttatccAACCGTTTCAATGGAGATATAggtactattttatcatcGCTAACAAACTCCACCAACCTTCAAATGTTGACATTGTCTGAAAACCATTTCTCTGGTTCGTTGCCAGATTCCTTTGGCAATCTTTCTAATCACTTGTGGCTCTTGGGCCTCAATGAAAATCAGTTAAGTGGAAGCATTCCATCTAGTATTGGAAACCTTGTTGGTCTCACCAAGTTTTCAGTGGATACCAATCATCTAAAAGGTACAATTCCTTCCTACATTGGGAAACTTCATAAGTTGCAAGAAGTAAGTTTCTCTAGAAATAGACTAACAGATGAGGTACCATTTTCATTGAGCAACTTGACTTTGTTGAATTATCTCGACTTGGGACATAACAATCTTTCTGGGAGTATACCTCAAAGTCTCGGCAACTGTAGCAACTTGTTATTCTTAGCTCTTTCATATAACAATCTCAATGGTCCAATACCTCCtgaaattgttaaaatttcCTCCATTGCCATTTCCCTTGACCTATCTCGCAACGTCTTGACGGGTACTATTCCATCAGAAGTTGGGGCTTTGAGAAATCTTGAGGCCATGGATTTTTCCAACAATAGATTGTCCGGAACCATTCCAACATCTTTGGGTAGTTGTGTGACGCTCAGCTCGCTTCACCTAGAGAGAAATTCTCTTCAAGGTGAAATACCAGATAGTTTAAGAGCTTTGAGAGGCTTACAATATTTGGATGTTTCGCAAAATAATCTTTCAGGGAATATTCCAGAATTTTTAGTCGAACTTCGCCTGCTGTACCTCAACATTTCTTTCAATGAGTTGCAAGGGGAAGTCCCTACTCGCGGTGTGTTCCAAAATGAAAGTGGAATCTCACTTGAAGGAAACCAAGGCTTGTGTGGAGGCATTGCAATCCTAAACCTTCCTTCGTGTCCATCATCACCAAAATCCAACAAGAAAGGTTTAGTGAAAATCTTGATTCCAACTACTGTTGGGGCCATATGTCTAGCACTTGCAATGTGCTTATGTGTGATCATTATCTACAAGCGACGAACATTTCAAAATGATGGAATCAGTATAGTCCAAGTGCCAGGCTTTTTGAGGATATCTTACGCAGATCTCTTAAGTGCTACAGATGGCTTCTCAGAGACGAACCTACTTGGTGCGGGGCGATTTGGATCTGTATATAAAGGAACTAtctatgatgatgatgagcaGACGAATGTAGCAGTGAAGGTTCTTAATCTTAACTTAAGAGGAGTTTCTAAGAGTTTGGAATCAGAATGCAATGCATTGAGAGACATCAGACACAGAAACCTGCTCAAGATTGTGAGTGTATGTGACAGCACTGATTTTCAAGGGAATGACTTTAAGGCATTGGTTTATGAATTTATGGCCAACGGAAGCCTCGACAATTGGCTGCATTTCGATCCTGAGAGTGAAGATCGAGCTCTCAGTGCTGTTCTGAGACTGAATATTGCAATTGATATTGCATGTGCAGTTGAGTACTTGCATTGTGGTACAGACTCCATAGTTATTCATGGAGATTTGAAGCCGAGTAACATTCTCTTGGATCAAGACATGGTCGCCAAAGTTGGTGATTTTGGTTTAGCCAAAATTGTCTCAAGCATTTCACAGAGCTTGCCATCCACGGAAGGAAGTAGTTCATCAGCAATAAAGGGTACCATAGGCTACATTGCTCCAG AGTATGGCATGAGCTATGTTGCATCAACGCAAGGGGATGTATTCAGTTACGGAATTCTTTTGCTAGAGATTTTCACAAACAGAAGACCAACAAGTGATGCATTGGAGGGGTGCCTAAATCTCCAAGACTTTGTTTGCACAGCCTTACCCGGCCGTGTAACAGAAGTAGTGGATCCAATTATGCATCAAGAACTTAATGTGGATGAAAAGTATTGGGATTGCATTGTTTCAATTCTAAGGATTGGAGTGAGATGCTCGAAGCAGCTTCCAAGAGATCGCATGTCGATGGCAGAGGTTGTTAATCACTTGGAAAAGATAAGAAACGTGTTTTCAGTTTATAAAAGTGGCAGCAGAAGTGTTGCTCTGTAG